A genome region from Excalfactoria chinensis isolate bCotChi1 chromosome 26, bCotChi1.hap2, whole genome shotgun sequence includes the following:
- the ANO8 gene encoding anoctamin-8 isoform X5 → MPEPPAAPHDGERPRRAPPGEERTEPAAPGGVLDKLFGKRLLQAGRYIMSHKAWMKTVPTENCDVLMTFPDTTDDHTLLWLLNHIRLGIPELIVQVRHHKHTRAYAFFVTATYESLLRGADEIGLRKPVKAEFGGGMRSFSCEEDYIYENIENELYFFTSQERQNIIRYWLENLRAKQGEALHNIHFLEGQPIIPELAARGVIQQVFPLHEQRILKRLMKSWVQAICEAQPLDEICDYFGVKIAMYFAWLGFYTSAMVYPAVFGSILYTFTESDQTSQDICCVVFAIFNVVWATLFLEEWKRRGAEFAYKWGTLDTPAESIEEPRPQFRGVKRISPVTSAEEFYYPPWKRLLFQCLVSLPVCLACLSFVFLVMLGCFQLQELVLSVKELPRILRFLPKIVLAVIVTTCDEVYKKIAYWLNDMENYRLQSAYEKHLIIKIVLFQFVNSYLSLFYIGFYLKDMERLKEMLATLLITRQFLQNVKEVSQPHLYRRLRRGELSLHNLRELSHAVLRLLAHPRAPPAAGAAHEGSRGEKKCLNGGCGVPEEEEEEEERRESDSEDESVLDCGLKLKKVSFIEKAERRGTEPCSNEEESFLEEGSPTMVEKGMDPASVFELGDDEDDAEGPPGSPAKAAEPATGPRVTRRRREEEEGEEEGRRRNRASWIDPPEEDYSTQLTQAEVESCMKKYEDTFQDYQEMFIQFGYVVLFSSAFPLAAMCALVNNIIEIRSDAFKLCTGLQRPFGQRVESIGQWQKVMEAMGVLAIVVNCYLIAQCGQLQRLFPWLSPEGAIISVVVLEHFALLLKYVIQVAIPDIPAWVAEEMAKLEYQRREAFKKHERQAQHHFQQQQRRKREEEERQRHAEYQARKEREANRDEAKAEAAGQDPAHEKSQSKGKGSGGSSTHGSDKPKRPSSLLATNNVMKLKQIIPLQGKFLSGGAGPGSTAARSPQSPTSSDNKLPGFLSFKFLKSPETKRDAATEKVQSPTKPFNPGKLFNFGKSEGTGSNGATASPQPRAGPSADGGERPGPSKSHLNGAPEDGAREEPEPRAEEESGGYRL, encoded by the exons ATGCCCGAACCGCCCGCGGCACCGCACGACGGAGAGCGGCCCCGGAGGGCCCCGCCTGGGGAAGAACGGACGGAGCCGGCGGCCCCGGGGGGGGTCTTGG ACAAGCTTTTTGGGAAGCGACTGCTCCAAGCCGGGCGCTACATCATGTCCCACAAAGCCTGGATGAAGACGGTGCCCACCGAGAACTGCGACGTGCTTATGACCTTCCCAG ACACCACAGATGACCATACATTGCTTTGGCTGTTGAACCACATCCGCCTCGGCATCCCCGAGCTCATCGTGCAGGTGCGGCACCATAAGCACACCCGCGCCTACGCCTTCTTCGTCACCGCCACCTACGAGAG TTTGCTGCGTGGGGCTGATGAGATCGGGCTGAGGAAACCGGTGAAGGCTGAGTTTGGGGGCGGCATGAGGAGCTTCTCCTGCGAGGAGGATTACATCTATGAGAACATTGAGAATGAGCTTTACTTCTTCACCTCTCAG GAAAGGCAAAACATCATCAGGTATTGGCTGGAGAACCTGCGGGCCAAGCAGGGGGAGGCGCTGCACAACATTCACTTCCTGGAGGGACAGCCCATCA TCCCGGAGCTGGCGGCCCGCGGCGTCATCCAGCAGGTCTTCCCACTGCATGAGCAGAGGATCCTCAAGAGGCTGATGAAGTCATGGGTGCAGGCGATCTGCGAGGCTCAGCCACTCG ATGAGATCTGTGATTACTTTGGGGTGAAGATCGCCATGTACTTCGCCTGGCTCGGCTTCTACACCTCGGCCATGGTGTATCCTGCTGTGTTCGGCTCCATCCTCTACACCTTCACTGAGAGCGACCAG ACCAGCCAGGACATCTGCTGTGTGGTGTTTGCCATCTTCAACGTCGTTTGGGCCACGCTCTTCCTGGAGGAGTGGAAGCGCCGTGGGGCAGAGTTTGCCTATAAGTGGGGAACGCTGGACACCCCCGCAGAGTCCATCGAGGAGCCGAGGCCACAGTTCAGG GGGGTGAAGAGGATCAGCCCCGTGACCAGCGCCGAGGAGTTCTACTATCCACCCTGGAAGCGGctgctgttccagtgcctggtCAGCCTGCCCGTCTGCCTCGCCTGCCTCTCCTTCGTCTTCCTCGTCATGCTGGGCTGctttcagctccag GAGCTCGTGCTGAGTGTCAAGGAGCTGCCCCGCATCCTTCGCTTCCTGCCCAAAATCGTGCTGGCCGTCATTGTCACGACCTGCGACGAGGTTTACAAGAAGATCGCCTATTGGCTGAATGATATGG AAAATTACCGCCTGCAGAGTGCCTACGAGAAACACCTCATCATCAAAATCGTCCTG TTTCAGTTTGTAAATTCATACCTAAGTCTTTTCTACATCGGTTTCTACCTCAAAGACATGGAGCGGCTGAAGGAG ATGCTGGCCACGCTGCTGATCACACGGCAGTTCCTGCAGAACGTCAAGGAGGTGTCGCAGCCCCACTTGTATCGCCGATTGCGCCGGGGGGAGCTCAGCCTGCACAACCTCCGTGAGCTGTCCCACGCCGTCCTCCGCCTGCTCGCCCACCCCCGCGCACCGCCGGCTGCCGGAGCAGCCCACGAGGGGTCGAGGGGGGAGAAGAAGTGTCTGAATGGAGGCTGCGGGGTGcccgaggaggaggaggaggaggaagaacgTCGGGAGTCGGATTCGGAGGATGAGAGCGTGCTGGACTGTGGGCTGAAGCTGAAGAAGGTGAGCTTCATTGAGAAGGCGGAACGGCGAGGCACCGAGCCCTGCAGCAACGAGGAGGAGAGCTTCCTGGAGGAGGGCAGCCCCACCATGGTGGAGAAAGGCATGGATCCCGCCTCCGTCTTCGAGCTGGGTGATGATGAGGATGATGCTGAAGGCCCCCCAGGTAGCCCGGCCAAGGCAGCGGAGCCGGCCACAGGCCCACGGGTCACCcggaggaggagagaggaagaggagggtgAGGAGGAAGGGCGCAGGCGGAACCGGGCGTCATGGATTGATCCACCCGAGGAGGATTATTCGACACAGCTGACACAGGCGGAGGTGGAGAGCTGCATGAAGAAGTATGAG GACACCTTCCAGGACTACCAGGAGATGTTCATCCAGTTTGGCTACGTGGTGCTCTTCTCCTCTGCCTTCCCACTGGCCGCCATGTGTGCGCTGGTCAACAACATCATCGAGATTCGCAGTGATGCCTTCAAACTGTGCACGGGGCTGCAGCGGCCCTTCGGGCAGCGGGTGGAGAGCATCGGGCAGTGGCAG AAGGTGATGGAGGCCATGGGCGTGTTGGCCATCGTGGTCAACTGCTACCTGATTGCGCAGTGCGGGCAGCTGCAGAGGCTCTTCCCTTGGCTCAGCCCGGAAGGAGCCATCATCTCGGTGGTGGTGCTGGAG CACTTCGCCCTGCTGCTGAAGTACGTCATCCAAGTGGCCATCCCTGACATCCCCGCATGGGTGGCCGAGGAGATGGCCAAGCTGGAGTACCAGCGCCGCGAGGCCTTCAAG AAGCACGAGCGCCAGGCCCAGCAccacttccagcagcagcagcggcgcaagcgggaggaggaggagcggcaGCGGCACGCCGAGTACCAGGCACGCAAGGAGCGCGAGGCCAACCGTGATGAGGCCAAGGCTGAGGCTGCCGGGCAGGACCCGGCCCATGAGAAGAGCCAGAGCAAAGGGAAGGGCTCCGGCGGGTCCTCCACGCATGGCTCTGACAAGCCCAAGAGGCCCAGCTCGCTGTTGGCCACCAATAACGTCATGAAGCTGAAGCAGATCATCCCTCTGCAGGGCAAATTCCTCTCCGGGGGAGCTGGGCCGGGCAGCACGGCCGCCAGGTCCCCCCAATCCCCCACCAGCAGCGATAACAAACTCCCCGGCTTCCTCAGCTTCAAGTTCCTGAAATCCCCTGAAACCAAGAGGGACGCGGCCACCGAAAAGGTGCAGTCACCCACCAAGCCATTCAACCCCGGCAAGCTCTTCAACTTCGGCAAGTCTGAAGGGACCGGCAGCAACGGGGCCACCGCCTCCCCCCAGCCCCGTGCTGGCCCTTCTGCAGATGGGGGCGAGAGGCCGGGCCCCAGCAAGTCCCACCTCAATGGGGCTCCAGAGGATGGAGCCCGTGAGGAGCCGGAGCCACGAGCAGAGGAGGAGAGTGGGGGCTACAGACTCTGA
- the ANO8 gene encoding anoctamin-8 isoform X3: MPEPPAAPHDGERPRRAPPGEERTEPAAPGGVLDKLFGKRLLQAGRYIMSHKAWMKTVPTENCDVLMTFPDTTDDHTLLWLLNHIRLGIPELIVQVRHHKHTRAYAFFVTATYESLLRGADEIGLRKPVKAEFGGGMRSFSCEEDYIYENIENELYFFTSQERQNIIRYWLENLRAKQGEALHNIHFLEGQPIIPELAARGVIQQVFPLHEQRILKRLMKSWVQAICEAQPLDEICDYFGVKIAMYFAWLGFYTSAMVYPAVFGSILYTFTESDQTSQDICCVVFAIFNVVWATLFLEEWKRRGAEFAYKWGTLDTPAESIEEPRPQFRGVKRISPVTSAEEFYYPPWKRLLFQCLVSLPVCLACLSFVFLVMLGCFQLQELVLSVKELPRILRFLPKIVLAVIVTTCDEVYKKIAYWLNDMENYRLQSAYEKHLIIKIVLFQFVNSYLSLFYIGFYLKDMERLKELLLIFSLSQSLVRQLKEALLPFILLHLHLSLIFLKGLLGFCWRLGVSKMLATLLITRQFLQNVKEVSQPHLYRRLRRGELSLHNLRELSHAVLRLLAHPRAPPAAGAAHEGSRGEKKCLNGGCGVPEEEEEEEERRESDSEDESVLDCGLKLKKVSFIEKAERRGTEPCSNEEESFLEEGSPTMVEKGMDPASVFELGDDEDDAEGPPGSPAKAAEPATGPRVTRRRREEEEGEEEGRRRNRASWIDPPEEDYSTQLTQAEVESCMKKYEDTFQDYQEMFIQFGYVVLFSSAFPLAAMCALVNNIIEIRSDAFKLCTGLQRPFGQRVESIGQWQKVMEAMGVLAIVVNCYLIAQCGQLQRLFPWLSPEGAIISVVVLEHFALLLKYVIQVAIPDIPAWVAEEMAKLEYQRREAFKKHERQAQHHFQQQQRRKREEEERQRHAEYQARKEREANRDEAKAEAAGQDPAHEKSQSKGKGSGGSSTHGSDKPKRPSSLLATNNVMKLKQIIPLQGKFLSGGAGPGSTAARSPQSPTSSDNKLPGFLSFKFLKSPETKRDAATEKVQSPTKPFNPGKLFNFGKSEGTGSNGATASPQPRAGPSADGGERPGPSKSHLNGAPEDGAREEPEPRAEEESGGYRL, translated from the exons ATGCCCGAACCGCCCGCGGCACCGCACGACGGAGAGCGGCCCCGGAGGGCCCCGCCTGGGGAAGAACGGACGGAGCCGGCGGCCCCGGGGGGGGTCTTGG ACAAGCTTTTTGGGAAGCGACTGCTCCAAGCCGGGCGCTACATCATGTCCCACAAAGCCTGGATGAAGACGGTGCCCACCGAGAACTGCGACGTGCTTATGACCTTCCCAG ACACCACAGATGACCATACATTGCTTTGGCTGTTGAACCACATCCGCCTCGGCATCCCCGAGCTCATCGTGCAGGTGCGGCACCATAAGCACACCCGCGCCTACGCCTTCTTCGTCACCGCCACCTACGAGAG TTTGCTGCGTGGGGCTGATGAGATCGGGCTGAGGAAACCGGTGAAGGCTGAGTTTGGGGGCGGCATGAGGAGCTTCTCCTGCGAGGAGGATTACATCTATGAGAACATTGAGAATGAGCTTTACTTCTTCACCTCTCAG GAAAGGCAAAACATCATCAGGTATTGGCTGGAGAACCTGCGGGCCAAGCAGGGGGAGGCGCTGCACAACATTCACTTCCTGGAGGGACAGCCCATCA TCCCGGAGCTGGCGGCCCGCGGCGTCATCCAGCAGGTCTTCCCACTGCATGAGCAGAGGATCCTCAAGAGGCTGATGAAGTCATGGGTGCAGGCGATCTGCGAGGCTCAGCCACTCG ATGAGATCTGTGATTACTTTGGGGTGAAGATCGCCATGTACTTCGCCTGGCTCGGCTTCTACACCTCGGCCATGGTGTATCCTGCTGTGTTCGGCTCCATCCTCTACACCTTCACTGAGAGCGACCAG ACCAGCCAGGACATCTGCTGTGTGGTGTTTGCCATCTTCAACGTCGTTTGGGCCACGCTCTTCCTGGAGGAGTGGAAGCGCCGTGGGGCAGAGTTTGCCTATAAGTGGGGAACGCTGGACACCCCCGCAGAGTCCATCGAGGAGCCGAGGCCACAGTTCAGG GGGGTGAAGAGGATCAGCCCCGTGACCAGCGCCGAGGAGTTCTACTATCCACCCTGGAAGCGGctgctgttccagtgcctggtCAGCCTGCCCGTCTGCCTCGCCTGCCTCTCCTTCGTCTTCCTCGTCATGCTGGGCTGctttcagctccag GAGCTCGTGCTGAGTGTCAAGGAGCTGCCCCGCATCCTTCGCTTCCTGCCCAAAATCGTGCTGGCCGTCATTGTCACGACCTGCGACGAGGTTTACAAGAAGATCGCCTATTGGCTGAATGATATGG AAAATTACCGCCTGCAGAGTGCCTACGAGAAACACCTCATCATCAAAATCGTCCTG TTTCAGTTTGTAAATTCATACCTAAGTCTTTTCTACATCGGTTTCTACCTCAAAGACATGGAGCGGCTGAAGGAG CTCCTGCTCATCTTCTCTCTGTCCCAAAGCCTCGTGCGCCAGCTCAAAGAGGCGCTCCTCCCCTTcatcctcctccacctccacctctcCCTCATCTTCCTTAAGGGCCTCCTGGGCTTTTGCTGGAGACTGGGAGTATCCAAA ATGCTGGCCACGCTGCTGATCACACGGCAGTTCCTGCAGAACGTCAAGGAGGTGTCGCAGCCCCACTTGTATCGCCGATTGCGCCGGGGGGAGCTCAGCCTGCACAACCTCCGTGAGCTGTCCCACGCCGTCCTCCGCCTGCTCGCCCACCCCCGCGCACCGCCGGCTGCCGGAGCAGCCCACGAGGGGTCGAGGGGGGAGAAGAAGTGTCTGAATGGAGGCTGCGGGGTGcccgaggaggaggaggaggaggaagaacgTCGGGAGTCGGATTCGGAGGATGAGAGCGTGCTGGACTGTGGGCTGAAGCTGAAGAAGGTGAGCTTCATTGAGAAGGCGGAACGGCGAGGCACCGAGCCCTGCAGCAACGAGGAGGAGAGCTTCCTGGAGGAGGGCAGCCCCACCATGGTGGAGAAAGGCATGGATCCCGCCTCCGTCTTCGAGCTGGGTGATGATGAGGATGATGCTGAAGGCCCCCCAGGTAGCCCGGCCAAGGCAGCGGAGCCGGCCACAGGCCCACGGGTCACCcggaggaggagagaggaagaggagggtgAGGAGGAAGGGCGCAGGCGGAACCGGGCGTCATGGATTGATCCACCCGAGGAGGATTATTCGACACAGCTGACACAGGCGGAGGTGGAGAGCTGCATGAAGAAGTATGAG GACACCTTCCAGGACTACCAGGAGATGTTCATCCAGTTTGGCTACGTGGTGCTCTTCTCCTCTGCCTTCCCACTGGCCGCCATGTGTGCGCTGGTCAACAACATCATCGAGATTCGCAGTGATGCCTTCAAACTGTGCACGGGGCTGCAGCGGCCCTTCGGGCAGCGGGTGGAGAGCATCGGGCAGTGGCAG AAGGTGATGGAGGCCATGGGCGTGTTGGCCATCGTGGTCAACTGCTACCTGATTGCGCAGTGCGGGCAGCTGCAGAGGCTCTTCCCTTGGCTCAGCCCGGAAGGAGCCATCATCTCGGTGGTGGTGCTGGAG CACTTCGCCCTGCTGCTGAAGTACGTCATCCAAGTGGCCATCCCTGACATCCCCGCATGGGTGGCCGAGGAGATGGCCAAGCTGGAGTACCAGCGCCGCGAGGCCTTCAAG AAGCACGAGCGCCAGGCCCAGCAccacttccagcagcagcagcggcgcaagcgggaggaggaggagcggcaGCGGCACGCCGAGTACCAGGCACGCAAGGAGCGCGAGGCCAACCGTGATGAGGCCAAGGCTGAGGCTGCCGGGCAGGACCCGGCCCATGAGAAGAGCCAGAGCAAAGGGAAGGGCTCCGGCGGGTCCTCCACGCATGGCTCTGACAAGCCCAAGAGGCCCAGCTCGCTGTTGGCCACCAATAACGTCATGAAGCTGAAGCAGATCATCCCTCTGCAGGGCAAATTCCTCTCCGGGGGAGCTGGGCCGGGCAGCACGGCCGCCAGGTCCCCCCAATCCCCCACCAGCAGCGATAACAAACTCCCCGGCTTCCTCAGCTTCAAGTTCCTGAAATCCCCTGAAACCAAGAGGGACGCGGCCACCGAAAAGGTGCAGTCACCCACCAAGCCATTCAACCCCGGCAAGCTCTTCAACTTCGGCAAGTCTGAAGGGACCGGCAGCAACGGGGCCACCGCCTCCCCCCAGCCCCGTGCTGGCCCTTCTGCAGATGGGGGCGAGAGGCCGGGCCCCAGCAAGTCCCACCTCAATGGGGCTCCAGAGGATGGAGCCCGTGAGGAGCCGGAGCCACGAGCAGAGGAGGAGAGTGGGGGCTACAGACTCTGA
- the ANO8 gene encoding anoctamin-8 isoform X2 has protein sequence MATGCFFAPPPFLLPFPISRRCGRIGSQHHCGAAGRDKLFGKRLLQAGRYIMSHKAWMKTVPTENCDVLMTFPDTTDDHTLLWLLNHIRLGIPELIVQVRHHKHTRAYAFFVTATYESLLRGADEIGLRKPVKAEFGGGMRSFSCEEDYIYENIENELYFFTSQERQNIIRYWLENLRAKQGEALHNIHFLEGQPIIPELAARGVIQQVFPLHEQRILKRLMKSWVQAICEAQPLDEICDYFGVKIAMYFAWLGFYTSAMVYPAVFGSILYTFTESDQTSQDICCVVFAIFNVVWATLFLEEWKRRGAEFAYKWGTLDTPAESIEEPRPQFRGVKRISPVTSAEEFYYPPWKRLLFQCLVSLPVCLACLSFVFLVMLGCFQLQELVLSVKELPRILRFLPKIVLAVIVTTCDEVYKKIAYWLNDMENYRLQSAYEKHLIIKIVLFQFVNSYLSLFYIGFYLKDMERLKEMLATLLITRQFLQNVKEVSQPHLYRRLRRGELSLHNLRELSHAVLRLLAHPRAPPAAGAAHEGSRGEKKCLNGGCGVPEEEEEEEERRESDSEDESVLDCGLKLKKVSFIEKAERRGTEPCSNEEESFLEEGSPTMVEKGMDPASVFELGDDEDDAEGPPGSPAKAAEPATGPRVTRRRREEEEGEEEGRRRNRASWIDPPEEDYSTQLTQAEVESCMKKYEDTFQDYQEMFIQFGYVVLFSSAFPLAAMCALVNNIIEIRSDAFKLCTGLQRPFGQRVESIGQWQKVMEAMGVLAIVVNCYLIAQCGQLQRLFPWLSPEGAIISVVVLEHFALLLKYVIQVAIPDIPAWVAEEMAKLEYQRREAFKKHERQAQHHFQQQQRRKREEEERQRHAEYQARKEREANRDEAKAEAAGQDPAHEKSQSKGKGSGGSSTHGSDKPKRPSSLLATNNVMKLKQIIPLQGKFLSGGAGPGSTAARSPQSPTSSDNKLPGFLSFKFLKSPETKRDAATEKVQSPTKPFNPGKLFNFGKSEGTGSNGATASPQPRAGPSADGGERPGPSKSHLNGAPEDGAREEPEPRAEEESGGYRL, from the exons ATGGCGACAGGCTGCTTTTTCGCTCCCCCCCCATTTTTGCTGCCGTTTCCCATCTCCCGGCGCTGCGGCCGCATTGGATCCCAGCAccactgtggggctgcaggcagag ACAAGCTTTTTGGGAAGCGACTGCTCCAAGCCGGGCGCTACATCATGTCCCACAAAGCCTGGATGAAGACGGTGCCCACCGAGAACTGCGACGTGCTTATGACCTTCCCAG ACACCACAGATGACCATACATTGCTTTGGCTGTTGAACCACATCCGCCTCGGCATCCCCGAGCTCATCGTGCAGGTGCGGCACCATAAGCACACCCGCGCCTACGCCTTCTTCGTCACCGCCACCTACGAGAG TTTGCTGCGTGGGGCTGATGAGATCGGGCTGAGGAAACCGGTGAAGGCTGAGTTTGGGGGCGGCATGAGGAGCTTCTCCTGCGAGGAGGATTACATCTATGAGAACATTGAGAATGAGCTTTACTTCTTCACCTCTCAG GAAAGGCAAAACATCATCAGGTATTGGCTGGAGAACCTGCGGGCCAAGCAGGGGGAGGCGCTGCACAACATTCACTTCCTGGAGGGACAGCCCATCA TCCCGGAGCTGGCGGCCCGCGGCGTCATCCAGCAGGTCTTCCCACTGCATGAGCAGAGGATCCTCAAGAGGCTGATGAAGTCATGGGTGCAGGCGATCTGCGAGGCTCAGCCACTCG ATGAGATCTGTGATTACTTTGGGGTGAAGATCGCCATGTACTTCGCCTGGCTCGGCTTCTACACCTCGGCCATGGTGTATCCTGCTGTGTTCGGCTCCATCCTCTACACCTTCACTGAGAGCGACCAG ACCAGCCAGGACATCTGCTGTGTGGTGTTTGCCATCTTCAACGTCGTTTGGGCCACGCTCTTCCTGGAGGAGTGGAAGCGCCGTGGGGCAGAGTTTGCCTATAAGTGGGGAACGCTGGACACCCCCGCAGAGTCCATCGAGGAGCCGAGGCCACAGTTCAGG GGGGTGAAGAGGATCAGCCCCGTGACCAGCGCCGAGGAGTTCTACTATCCACCCTGGAAGCGGctgctgttccagtgcctggtCAGCCTGCCCGTCTGCCTCGCCTGCCTCTCCTTCGTCTTCCTCGTCATGCTGGGCTGctttcagctccag GAGCTCGTGCTGAGTGTCAAGGAGCTGCCCCGCATCCTTCGCTTCCTGCCCAAAATCGTGCTGGCCGTCATTGTCACGACCTGCGACGAGGTTTACAAGAAGATCGCCTATTGGCTGAATGATATGG AAAATTACCGCCTGCAGAGTGCCTACGAGAAACACCTCATCATCAAAATCGTCCTG TTTCAGTTTGTAAATTCATACCTAAGTCTTTTCTACATCGGTTTCTACCTCAAAGACATGGAGCGGCTGAAGGAG ATGCTGGCCACGCTGCTGATCACACGGCAGTTCCTGCAGAACGTCAAGGAGGTGTCGCAGCCCCACTTGTATCGCCGATTGCGCCGGGGGGAGCTCAGCCTGCACAACCTCCGTGAGCTGTCCCACGCCGTCCTCCGCCTGCTCGCCCACCCCCGCGCACCGCCGGCTGCCGGAGCAGCCCACGAGGGGTCGAGGGGGGAGAAGAAGTGTCTGAATGGAGGCTGCGGGGTGcccgaggaggaggaggaggaggaagaacgTCGGGAGTCGGATTCGGAGGATGAGAGCGTGCTGGACTGTGGGCTGAAGCTGAAGAAGGTGAGCTTCATTGAGAAGGCGGAACGGCGAGGCACCGAGCCCTGCAGCAACGAGGAGGAGAGCTTCCTGGAGGAGGGCAGCCCCACCATGGTGGAGAAAGGCATGGATCCCGCCTCCGTCTTCGAGCTGGGTGATGATGAGGATGATGCTGAAGGCCCCCCAGGTAGCCCGGCCAAGGCAGCGGAGCCGGCCACAGGCCCACGGGTCACCcggaggaggagagaggaagaggagggtgAGGAGGAAGGGCGCAGGCGGAACCGGGCGTCATGGATTGATCCACCCGAGGAGGATTATTCGACACAGCTGACACAGGCGGAGGTGGAGAGCTGCATGAAGAAGTATGAG GACACCTTCCAGGACTACCAGGAGATGTTCATCCAGTTTGGCTACGTGGTGCTCTTCTCCTCTGCCTTCCCACTGGCCGCCATGTGTGCGCTGGTCAACAACATCATCGAGATTCGCAGTGATGCCTTCAAACTGTGCACGGGGCTGCAGCGGCCCTTCGGGCAGCGGGTGGAGAGCATCGGGCAGTGGCAG AAGGTGATGGAGGCCATGGGCGTGTTGGCCATCGTGGTCAACTGCTACCTGATTGCGCAGTGCGGGCAGCTGCAGAGGCTCTTCCCTTGGCTCAGCCCGGAAGGAGCCATCATCTCGGTGGTGGTGCTGGAG CACTTCGCCCTGCTGCTGAAGTACGTCATCCAAGTGGCCATCCCTGACATCCCCGCATGGGTGGCCGAGGAGATGGCCAAGCTGGAGTACCAGCGCCGCGAGGCCTTCAAG AAGCACGAGCGCCAGGCCCAGCAccacttccagcagcagcagcggcgcaagcgggaggaggaggagcggcaGCGGCACGCCGAGTACCAGGCACGCAAGGAGCGCGAGGCCAACCGTGATGAGGCCAAGGCTGAGGCTGCCGGGCAGGACCCGGCCCATGAGAAGAGCCAGAGCAAAGGGAAGGGCTCCGGCGGGTCCTCCACGCATGGCTCTGACAAGCCCAAGAGGCCCAGCTCGCTGTTGGCCACCAATAACGTCATGAAGCTGAAGCAGATCATCCCTCTGCAGGGCAAATTCCTCTCCGGGGGAGCTGGGCCGGGCAGCACGGCCGCCAGGTCCCCCCAATCCCCCACCAGCAGCGATAACAAACTCCCCGGCTTCCTCAGCTTCAAGTTCCTGAAATCCCCTGAAACCAAGAGGGACGCGGCCACCGAAAAGGTGCAGTCACCCACCAAGCCATTCAACCCCGGCAAGCTCTTCAACTTCGGCAAGTCTGAAGGGACCGGCAGCAACGGGGCCACCGCCTCCCCCCAGCCCCGTGCTGGCCCTTCTGCAGATGGGGGCGAGAGGCCGGGCCCCAGCAAGTCCCACCTCAATGGGGCTCCAGAGGATGGAGCCCGTGAGGAGCCGGAGCCACGAGCAGAGGAGGAGAGTGGGGGCTACAGACTCTGA